agagggactggaggaaaaaaaattataagtacagggactggaaaaaactcaaaaagggcctcaaaatcaaaaataggtaaataGAAGGACAAAATAATATagaaatgaagtataaggacctacgaaaataaaagtgtaaagtacaggggcctCTAGATGGATTAAGCCAGCGGATTGttctatttaaataaatgaGGTATATTCGCAAACATAACTTGAAAAAAAAGGCATGCTTGAAATAACCTAAGATCACAGAATATTGTTGcaaataatttgaaaaagagggtaaaaggtgtaacgtcttctttttattattaatttaaaaagatgGTGAATAATATATGAAACTTTAAAGCAAAATTCGGGAATTATTGATAATAAAGGTTattgtagtttttttttattgttatagtTTATTATCATACTATAAAACATAACAAACTGGTTATTGTActtaaaattgtaataaattagCTATTGTATTGGGCAATCAGAGACTCtaacaagtttttttttttgataaaatttggccAATTTATATTTATGCGTGGGAAATTTCTAAATTTGAGAGAATAAGATATCTTTCGTTTTATTAGTATGGTTGATGTGGAAAtgagaaaaaattaaaacacaaacTGGAATTtgtcatatattttttaaagtatataCCAGAATCACTAGAAGCATAACAcacatttgaaaatttaattaccaaactgcaaaaataaaaatcaattacccaAAATCTAGCAAACAAAAGAGCTAGACAAATTGAAATCAAGTGTTCTTGATCTGTCAACTACTCCACAGTTGGTGACATTGATACTATCCACAAAAAGTAGCCACCAATGTTGCCATTAATGTACCTTTAAACCAGCTTTTGTTGGCTAACTTATTGCAATTCTCTCTAAACTTAATTATTTCAAGACCCAATTTTTTTCTCTTACGGCATACTATTTCTTATTAcaagaaaaatataattgatataATGTCAATTCactttattttatctatttcaAGAGTACGCATGGAGGTGAGGCAGATGAATCCAACAAAAAGAGATTGGACAGGATAGCACTAGGTGTTTATTCATGTGCTATGTTGGTGGCATGAAAATGAATTGCATTTAGTAGCCGTCTCTTTTACTTTAATATCAGGCAAAAGGTTCACTTTACCTTCTAAGTTCAGaccaagaaaataaataagtttcTGATGTGGAAATTGTCTCAATTATCATCCTGATATTGTCCAAAGTAATTCACATCGCACCAAACATTAACTCTGTTGGTTTTTTCCGTCTAGGTCTTTAGAAAAAAAGTTCCAAAACATCCttcatgtttaaaatgttaaccaattttatatttataatctttttaatcattttcaccTTTATTCATTTaagtatataatattaaataataggcgaaacaaatgaatgcgtagcaTCCAGATCAAACAAAACTAACGCATTCATAAAAGCGATAGAAAATGTACCTTACACAATAACATTAGAAGTTTGAGCCTTTTGGGGGTTCAACGCGAAAAATTCTAGCATGATTCCCACCAGCCTGTGAGGTCTGACCAGTTCCATGACCGCCACCATTCTTTCCTTCTCGATTTCCATAACCTCAGACTGTCTGGCCAGTAAACGTACTCCCCGTCCGACCATATCCAAACACTGCCTGATATGCAGGTCTCCGCTGATGATAGGATGGTTATGCAATTGTGGTAATTGAACTTTGGGTGCTCAACAATTCAATATtatgcattttattttatagatcgaatttgaaatttgaaattctTTTCAGCTAATAGCTATTATAGATGGTCTTTGAGTGGTAGATACATATGtaatataaaagataataaaataaatttttataattctcCTCCATAATTTTTCACATCAtgaaaaatattgaattattcgcacaaatttttgttttaatttttattttggctagttgtttatttttaattcttttaattttgtatttgaatatagtatattttctttttaaattttattattgatagcaaaaaaaatattgtgactataaattttagttaaaaaataattaacatttcATTCAACCAAAAGTACATTAAATTGTCTATAGGATAaatgaattaaataataattttatttattttgtgagCTAAATTTAAATAACCCATATTTAATccgtttttttatttgtctattTAGAGTACACACAAATTGAAAAAGTGCTATTTGTATCTTAAATTATACTAAAGATAAAGACTAATTTAACCATGTTAATCaataaatgtttcaatttattaCATGAAGTTATAATTATGAGGAGCAGTAAATTTGAAAgacaataataaaatttattttgaaatttaaaatgaaaaaacaattactaaacaaatgaatttaattaagtgattattttccaaatacccGTTTTTGCAAattatttacaccattttagccaatctttttctattttcaaacGCTATCTAATTTGCTAACTTAttcaccaaaaatacactatataaaaaaagtcttatctcattttagattaaatttttacatagccatttttttttctctctcttctctctcaaagttctctcttcttttcttcttcttcgattgattttcagtttgtctccACCGGTTACTTTTCTGTTCGTATTTTTCGTTCGTTTTTCTGTTTGCGCTTCCGTTCATCTACTTCcaatggatttctcgtcgtttccgatCGTTTTTCcattcgtcttttccgttcgcgctatgattttttcgactcgtttttagatttgtgtaattttttaggttttttgtaaataaattattgtagatctataatttttttatttataaaattgatctagtattcatataattatttattttgtatttctcttattcatagatttgtttattgttactgattttgtaaataacaaattgatatatggtgtatttgtagtaattttataatatattagtgtatttttgatgtatttatagtgtatttctgatatttttctagatatctatgtttttttggtgtatttcaaCTGTTATTTAGTAAatctatggtgcatttgcagtgtttatggtgtatttgcagtgttttcatGGTATAGACCacaaaacactacaaaatgccataaatacactataaatacactatatatacactgaTCTTagactataaatacactatatatacattatatatacactaatcttacactataaaaacactatatatacactagtgttacactataaaaaaataaaaaaaattcaggaaaaaaaaaatctttaaaaaataaataaattattcaaaactgaaaaatatggctgtgcaatcggtcggttcggtcggttcgatcgaccgaaccaaaaaactgaaaaccaaaattggaaaccgaaagctatttatgaaatttttaaaaaaggtatttttcgtaaataaaaaaagtcggaaaagaaaatcaaaacttaacaggtaaaagtgtaaataagttaccGAAACATGTATTTTAGGAAACCACTTGGACAAAtagataaaaatagaaaaagtaaatgactattaaattattttcatcaaaattaatgaacttattaattttttaaaatgaacttATAGTTATTATACTATATCACTGTCTTAAAATTAGTTATTACACTGTTGTATTTTTGGTTGAGGAATTTTGTCAAACATTTGGCGTGCGTTCTGCAATTTCAATGGAGAAAGCTGACTACAAGCTTCTTCTATCGTCTCCTTCTGGTCTCTCACCATCTCAGGTTCATAAGCATAAGATGTAGTACATGTTTGTGTATTTGTACctgtttaattttgtaaatgttgaaTTTCAGGTATCGGTGGTTTTTGATCAATTATATGACAGGATTCCTCATCCTGATATTGAATTAGAAAACTCCATTGCTAAGGTTAGTGAATTTTCTCTAGTGGGTTTTGCTATTCTATTCTactttcatttaatttaaatatgaaatggACCCATTTTGAATATCATGTTGAATCGCATTCATTTTTGTAATCTTAGCATTAACTTGGATATTGgaattatataaatatgtatcTTAGTTTGTAGAATTAAAGCTGATTTTACGATGATTTATGgcacattttttttaatgaattttgaaTAGATTTGGGACGAAAGGGTACTGAAGAATCCATCATTTTACAATGGAAAAAAGTTCCGGGTATGTTCATGTCTTGAACTATCAACTTCTGGTATgtatatttctttattttcatCTGTTCATATCGTAAAATTTGTTGAGAAAAGGAACGTCAGAATACCATCGAACTAGCttaaatttgatattaaacACTGTGTGTCGCAAATGTTTTTAGTGATACTACCAATTGGGACAAAAATTCTCTTGTAGTTTACGACGCAGTGTATCTGTGGCGGTAAATCATAAGCTATTTTGACtagatcaatttaatttaaaagttttaaaaatcactTTAAAGTTCAATATCTTGTAATTCTAAAAGTGCAAGTATGATAGATTTACTAGGCAATATCAAAATGAGAAAGGAACTGAACCTTTTTGGTTGAACCATTTGATGCAAGAGACCACAATGCATTAATACCACAGAGTCACAGACAAGAAATTAAGGACATGCTGCATTGATTTGTACATTTAAACTTTAATCTTTAATGCCTATATGTATGTCCCGCATTTAACTTTTCATAACTTTCTTACCAATTGAAATGGCCTTTTGTTTTGCTTGCATTAAATAATGACAGTATGGAGGTTACAATGTGCCTAGTGGGAGTGGATCAAACAAAGATTCGCACGTATGCCTCCACCTTGGTCTGACAGAATATAGGTCCATCTCTTCGCCCTCTTATGTGTGTGTTCGCTGGCATCTGAATTTAGCAGTCATACCAAATTTAATATCCTTTAGTTCTGCCTCTTTTGAGCTATATCCATATTCACTTATTGCCGGACAATGCTATAGGTCTTGCATTTCAAAACGTTCTACATCACGATGCTGTAGCGTAATATGTCATTAATGCAGTGGACATGTTATTTTCCGATGTTATATCGTCTGTAGGAGCCAAATGCAAGTATAGTAAAAAGTTCCTGTATCAAGTGTCACTAGAACGTGGTCTTGCATCAACCTATCAATTTTTATCAAAGTAGTTTTGGTGTAATTGAATGATTTGCTGCCAGTCCTTTAGTTCATTATGACCTCCATTTTTTTTCTGAAACTGATtcactagttttttttttgaatgaatCGAGCATCCCTAAAAAGATAAAGAATGAATAGTATCTATTTGTTATTCAGGACCTTTGTGGGGACAAATTTAAATCCGATGTGGGAAAAGTTCCTTGTTCCATCAGAAGGTATTTCTGCAAATTTTAACATGTTCTTCAACCATCACATAAGAGAATTTTACTACCCTTGCTATTATTTTTACTAATGTGGCAATTCATCCTTGCTGGTATAGCCGTGTGGATAATGCACAGACATGAATTTACATATATGTGCCTTGCCTGTTCTCATCTCCTTATGCATGAACTTCTGAGATCTCAAGTTTACTTTTGGTGggttataaaaaataaagcataTGGTTTCTGGTTCATTATTGGTTTATTTTTCCAGATGACTCTATGATGTGTCAACATATGTCAAGTCCCCTGGGAAATGGTGCAATTGTGGAGACATCTGACGAGAAAATAGTTGTATTGCAAAGAAGTCATAATGTTGGTGAATTTCCTGGACATTTTGTTTTCCCTGGAGGCCACCCAGAGGTAAAAGTCTACCAAATGAAACCTTTGCATTTATTGCATTTCTCGTTGCTGTGCAATTGCCTCCCTGGTTGAGGCTATGAGTACTTTGGTGCATTTTCCTTTAGGGCTTGATCATATTAAGAACATTCTGTTTCTGTCATCCTTTGCAAattattattctcttttttaAGTATTTGCAAGCAGTTTTCATTTTTCTGTTATTCTTTGGTCGGCAATTACATTGTTGTCTAGAATTAATGACGCAGCTGCTCTTTTTTGATGATTGATAGCCTGAAGCAGTTGAAATTGCTTCTCATCAGCGCAGCAAAGACTTTAAGGACACTGATATGATTAACAGGAAAGTTTCTCTTGAGATGTTTGATAGTATTATTCGTGAAGTGGTGGAAGAAATTGGAGTACCTGCAACATCTCTGGTAAGCCACAAGTTGCCTTTATAGCTTCTTTTAATAACATAATTTATTTCTCTCTTTTAGCAGGCTATGTTAATTAGAGAGAATGGACACACAATTTTAGTATCTTTATAAGCTTTACTTGCCAAAACAACTTAAGCATATCAGCATTTGATAAACTTTCCCGATGTAACAAATTGACAATGTCTTTAAATTTCTGGTATAAGTTATGAGATATATGTTGCTCTTCTTATCTTCAGCCATCAATATATAGTTAGGAATGCTTAATATTGTCAGTTTCATGGCTGGATCCCCCACAAAAGGGGATTTTCAACAGTTCAAGCTTTTGTGTCCAATTTTACTTATATGAATGGACATAAGAGGAGTTGtgcttttaaataaataaaacaattatatctCTGTTCGTCTTCTAGATAAACATTCGAGAGCTAAATAAAGTTGTATctgatattttgaaaattttaccattttagtttCTTAGATGTCACCAAAGGATACTTATCGGTGCTTTTATTGCCTGGAATAACAAATAAGTTTGAGCATTATTCATGCGGAGCTATATGAATGAGCAAGTGGCATCGCATTGATAGCATGTTGAGTATACCATGAAATTATAAGTGTTATAGGATTACCTTTTAATTGCATCTAGGCATGCGCACaaattgttattaattttttttatatgaatatattaaGACCATGCAGAAAGTACATCATTTTAGCGGTAGTAGccataaaaacatcaaaaagaaGCTGCAAGCCTGCAGCCTCAAATGTTAAAAGTACTAACTCAACATGTTTTGAACTTCCCCTTAATTTACACATTCTTCTTCCAAATGGAGTGGAGGGTTTTGAGCAAAGCAAACAACTAAACTGTACCTTGCTATTATTCTCCTTccctttaatttgaaatatatcATTGGAAAATCTAAATAAAGTAGCAGATATAGTTTTTTTTCTCCTATGCATGTACTAGtactgtaaataaaaaaattagtctaACATAGTAGCTTATGGTACGCCATAcaagtatttaacataatcttagAGGTAATAGTCAATATGGTATTATACAAAGCAGAATAAAAAGACAAGTAATAAAACGCTAAAAGGAAATTGAGATCATTGTCCCCACAATGAGAGCCACTATACATGAGTAGGTTTTCGATATTCTCCCGAACTTTTGGTACATGATATCAAAAACTATGGAGGGTATAGAATacatattttttctttcttagtCACATAGTAAAGCTTCTGCATATGAGTAATATATACTGTACTAATACTTCCTGTGAAAATTGATAGTCCCTTTACTCTAATGGATATGTTTGCATGGTCATTTGGGTATTATAAACTCAACGCTTGGCTTTAATTTTCATTGCAGAGCAACCCACTTTTTATTGGTATATCCTGCCGGGTGTTGAATGTCAGACCAGCTGCATTTTTCTCTATCAGATGCTCCCTTAAGTCTGAAGAAATTCAACAATTGTATCGCCATGCTCAGGATGGTTATGAATCAACCCAACTCTATACAGTTTCATTGGTGAGATGAAATTTTATCTGTTACCCCTGATGTCCAAATTTCATTCATTTGTTTCATTTATTGGTCTTTTGTTTTTCAGTCTCAACTAGTTGTATAGTATCGCTATATTTAATTAAGATGTCAAGGGCTTGATATATGAGGATGGAAATACTTGGTAGTATGACTACCAGTCAGGGAGAAGGGTAGTGGCCTGAGATGCAGCAATCAGGTGCATTATGTCTATAAAGCTGATCACCTGGTTGTTAGGGACTTGAGATAGTAGGGTGATAAGTTATTATACGTAGAACTTTATGAGAATTGGCAATGGAAGGAGTAGGGTGTGTTCAGTTTAAACTGCACCGAACcgaatcaaaattttgatttttttttaaaacagaaccaaattgattttataataactttaaataatttgaTCCAAACTGAACCTAACCAGCCGgttcattttcaattttgttttttcgATTTGGTATGTGCCAGAAGTGAACTGAAATGTCTTTACTTCTAAAACCAAATCAaagaatctttttttttaaccgAACGGAGTCAAATATGTTAGttggatttggttcggtttttgcacaccctaGATGAGAGCATCTCaatgaattaattttataaatagatCTAACATCTGAGTGATCACATACATACCTTGGATTTTACAGCAAATTTAACTCTAATATTTCGTTTTCATTTGCTATCAGAATACAATAGTTGTAACATGCTATGAGAAAAGATTCTGAGTTGAAATTCCAGTTTTAGTATTTTGAGTGATTCTCTTTGTAAACATTAATTTtctatatgttgatttgatttatataaaattgCTTTATCTGAGTGTTTTTACATATCAGGCTGATTTGGAAAACATGGCATCTAAAATGCCTGGGTGCCATCAAGGTGGATTTTCTCTCTATAAGCTGATGATGGAAGCATTAAAGAATTCATGATTGTCCCTGGTACTGATTTTAATTCGTTATTATCATAAGCTCATGTCAATCCTCTTCAAGATGTAGTACTTGCATGTCGCTCATTTCATGACATGTTTTCCAATTCCCATCCTTGTAAAATTTCATTAATGTAAGATTGCTTTACAAATAAAACTGGCTTACAACCCCAAAAGAAAAAACTGCAAGAGGCTAAAATTGCTCAAAGTTGTCTAATTTATGTTAGTTTTTAAAGAGTATAGTTTCACCTAGGATGGATGGCAAATGGAAGGGTCGGTATGGTTTGGCTTGGATAGTCAGTGTCTAGGTTAATTTAGATTCCGGTCCTTTTGAGTTTAGATTTTATCTTACGGTATGGTTTGGATTGTTAGTGTTTAGGTTAATTTGGATTCGGGTCCTTTCGAGTTTAGATTGTTATCTTATTCGAGAGTTGTTAGGTTTGCGTGATTTGGATATCCTTTCAGGAATCAAGTTTGGGTCATTAAACCTAAATTTTATCAGATCCGTGTATATAATTTCAAACGTTATCAGTTTTCATGTTTGGTTTAGAGGTTGAGGGATTCTAGAAATTGatggaaataaattttttgaaaatggaaCTATTAGAAAAACTGTTATCAACTGTGGGATTCTATCTAAATAGTTCACAAGAGCAACAGCTTAACCAAATGAGTACGTAAATTGATTCATATTATAGACTCTGTCGAGTTCGAATTTGTTCAGATGTACACGAGTTTGGTCATATCCTGGTTCTACCGAACCAGCTACTTCATCCCCGGACATGTCAGGTCGAGGTTTGCCATCTTTAAGTGATCAAGTCCCTGACCTCCTGCAATAGAAGTTGCAAGCAGATGAACAAAAACATTCGTTTTCAATCTTTGAACCTtgtgtttggacttgtttcagtGTATGTGTGGGCACTGAGTCTTCTAATCCATAATTTCCATTTACAGTTCATTTGATAGATACACTGATTTGCCACATTGATGACTGCATGCCACTGTCAGACTGCTCTTGTTTTCTCAAAATTAATGGCAGATCATCTAAAGCCTTGCTGCCCTGTAAAAGATTATATCTGATAAGTAGTAAATAATTATTTGTGAACCGCTCAAAAATTACCAAGACGTGCCCATGTCGTTATTCACATCTAATAGAATGAGGCTCCATAGCTGcattaaagaattaaaatacaAGCGGAAGACTAGGGGTAGGGTGGACAAAATTTTGAACTGACCGAGTTAACCAACAGATCCGATGACTTTCGGATGGTTCGGTTTTGGCGGTAAAATCTTCTTTAGTCAGTTTTCGGTTTTCAGTTCTGCTTTGCATTTAAATTGCCCATTCTAACCGAACAGACCGAAGTTTGAAACACTGTTAACTCTAACTTCTAATTCTAAGCACTAATCGTAACCTAGCAGCATATtacattaaaaagaaaatcaacCTAGCAGTGGCCACCAACATCTCTGATCTTCCTATTTTTTTCTCTGTTTTTTAGTCAATTTGAAATCAATCTCTCAGCTCTAACTCTCCTTGCCCTTGGTAATCTTCAATTCTTCTTCAGTCGACCAACAAATTTTCGATCAtctaatgaaaatgaaaaagaatttgTTCAACCGGTAAGATAATCATTGTGGTAACGAATTATGGACGCGAATGAATTGTCTTTACTGTTGAACGTTCTGCATTTAATGTTAAACTCTTTGCAGTAATGAACCGCAATCTTCTACTCAATTAatacttttgataaaaaaaatcaatacctACATCGACGTCTTAAAAGAGAGCCACGACTTCGAGGTCAAGGTCAATTGTACGGGATCATCCTGATGTTGTTTCATTCAATGGAGAGAAAAATGCAAGTGTTTTTGATAACATTAATAGAAGAATGCAGATACTTGAAGAGAAAtagaagaaaaaatatatacaaaaagaTGGAGactaatattaaaatagaaagcCTTAAATCCTAATATAACGCAAAAGAGTATATagattaaataagaaaaatactACACTGCttacataataataaatataatgatCTATTTAACAAAAAATTTGTGCTAAAGGATATTTTTGTTATACAAAATCAAATGGTATGTCATTATAACATCATATAAGTGTTTGCTTAGACATCTTGCTAGGTTAAGAGGACGACAAAAGATTTTGAATTTGCaatgtttaaataattaatttcaatgAGTCATACTAATTGAAAATTTGATCAAAATACGATAAAAACATCTTTAGCTCATATGATTGTTGTTGATGAGCTTCcttttaaattttgtggaaAAACATACAGCTTGCTCTAATTTTAGGATGCCTTTTAAATTTACTCTTTCTGGTGATTGTTGTGATTTTTATGTTGATGAGTAGAAAAatataaaggcttaattacttaaaaaccacccaccttgaacttttttttcgtttataccctgatctagaaaaaattcatttatactctgacgtatgtgtttatgtttcacctctaccccaaatttcaaaaaaaaagatgatttattaaagcaactaaatataaggattattttatatttttttctattaaaaaaaatacaaataaatacttcatctttaaaaatgttcaaaaataaggattatttaaaaaaaaaattctaaatagaaagaggttaatttagtgcctcggggtagaggtgaaacataaacacatacgtcagggtataaatgaatttttttctagatcagggtataaagaaaaaaaatttaaagtgggtggtttttaagtaattaagccaaatataaaatatgtagaAAAACACAAGACAGAGTTTGTTTGACTATTTTTTTCCCAGTTTGTTTGACTATGGCTACACAAACTTCTTTACAAAGAATCAGTTATATGTGtcaccttttattttattaaggcctaaaaaccccccaccttataatattttttcgtttatatcttgatctaggaaaaaattcatttttactctttttttgattttttgttttcaactgtaccccaaaatttatttttttgacaatttaattaattaaaggatgcaaatattaaacacaattaaatagaaggattatattatacttttttctatttgaaaaaatacaaacaaatccttaaactttaaaaatattcaaattaatcttaaaaattaatcatttaaaaaaaattatttaaataacttCGGACCCACTATTATACTCTTTCGATTTACAGATCCGCTTCAAAAATTcgacaaaaatattttaaaaaataattttttttttaattttttcggaTTTCAGGCAAGGAGAAGGAGgtcctcctcctcgcctgaaaagaggagttgctgctcctcttctcaaggaggagcagcagctcctcacCTGAAACTCAggcgaggagctgctgctcctcttctcaggcGGGAAGAAGGatttcctcctcctcctcgcctgagatccggaagaaaaaaaaattaacgtaaattgtttttttaataaaagatattaatttttacgttttttaatttgacaaagttattgataattaatataaaataaataattattattagtttaattttgtaaagaagaaggtatttttgtattattaataacattaaaatctaattagaatataggttaaaaaatgaaggactattttatatttttttctaaatgaaaaaagttcaatttaatgctttgggGTACAGttaaaaacgaaaaatcaaaaaagggtacaaatgaatttttttctagatcagggtataaaagaaaaaatattacaaggtggggtttttttaagtaattaagccttttattaACAATGATTGAAATTTGTTTAGGAAAACTGTAATTTTTTATCTGATTTCTAGTCATAAAGGTCTGGAGATCGGGTTTAAAGTAGAAAATTGATTGAAAGAATGAGGAATTGTGAATGTTTTCACTATTATTACGGACAATGCAAGCGCAAATGATATTGCACTAAGATTCTTGAAAGAACAATTTATTGGTTCAGAAACTTGCATTCTtaattgtaaatattttcatatGAGATGCATTGTTCATATTGatggataaaaataaaatggagaCTCGATAAAAAAAGATTAGGATGATGATATGGCGCATCAAACATTCTTTAACTAGGttgaaaagatttaaaaaatgtGTGGCGAGTGAGATGTTTTTACTAGGTAGAATTCAACCTACCTAATACATGTGGCccgaatatttaatttttttaatagactGTATACTCTGTTAGAACTAATGACTTTTGGAAACTTAGTTCATTGTTTAGTTACTTTCTAATGTAATAGTGTTTAGAGGGAAACTAATATTTTGTATAATGTTAGCTTA
This region of Mercurialis annua linkage group LG1-X, ddMerAnnu1.2, whole genome shotgun sequence genomic DNA includes:
- the LOC126675328 gene encoding nudix hydrolase 9 isoform X1; this translates as MEKSSGYVHVLNYQLLYGGYNVPSGSGSNKDSHVCLHLGLTEYRTFVGTNLNPMWEKFLVPSEDDSMMCQHMSSPLGNGAIVETSDEKIVVLQRSHNVGEFPGHFVFPGGHPEPEAVEIASHQRSKDFKDTDMINRKVSLEMFDSIIREVVEEIGVPATSLSNPLFIGISCRVLNVRPAAFFSIRCSLKSEEIQQLYRHAQDGYESTQLYTVSLADLENMASKMPGCHQGGFSLYKLMMEALKNS
- the LOC126675328 gene encoding nudix hydrolase 9 isoform X2, with the translated sequence MEKADYKLLLSSPSGLSPSQVSVVFDQLYDRIPHPDIELENSIAKIWDERVLKNPSFYNGKKFRYGGYNVPSGSGSNKDSHVCLHLGLTEYRTFVGTNLNPMWEKFLVPSEDDSMMCQHMSSPLGNGAIVETSDEKIVVLQRSHNVGEFPGHFVFPGGHPEPEAVEIASHQRSKDFKDTDMINRKVSLEMFDSIIREVVEEIGVPATSLSNPLFIGISCRVLNVRPAAFFSIRCSLKSEEIQQLYRHAQDGYESTQLYTVSLADLENMASKMPGCHQGGFSLYKLMMEALKNS